Within the Methanobacterium sp. BRmetb2 genome, the region AAAAGTTAATATGAAAATATTACAGGTAACCCCATTTTTCAAGCCTTCCTGGGAAGCTGGAGGCCCGCCGAGGCTAGCATATGATGTTTCCAGATCCCTCATTAAAAGAGGTCATGAAGTTACGGTTTACACCACTGATGGTTTCAAGTACCGGTTGGATGTGGAAAAAAACCAGCCTGTGGATGTGGATGGTATTGAAACTTACTATTTTCGCAATATCTCCAATTACTTAACCCGGAAAATGAATTTTTTGACCCCCTATTATTTACCTATGGTGGCCCGCAAGGAAATTAAAAAATTTGATGTTATCCACATACACGAACACCGCACACTGCTGGCTGTTGTAGTCCATTACTATGCCCATAAATATAATATTCCATACGTACTGCAGCCTAGGGGTTCGGCTCCACTTCTGGGTAAGGATAAGCAGAAAATTTTATTTGACAAGCTGTATGGAGATAATATTGTCCACGATGCCGACAAGATAATTTTCACATCCCCTATGGAAGCTGAAAGAACAATAAAAACATTTCCCTTTATTAGAAAGGAACAGGAAACCTTCACCCCCAACGCCATAGATATAGACTATTTCAAGGAATTACCTGAAAAAGGTACTTTCAGGATGAAATACTCCGTGTCAGAAGATGATAAAATAATTTTATACCTGGGCCGTTTGAATAAGATCAAAGGATTAGATACTCTTGTTAAAGCATTTAAATCCATGCAAAAAGATATTAATAACTTAAAATTGGTCCTGGTAGGGCCGGATGATGGTTATAAGAACGAATTATTAACCTTGATAGGGGAACTGGAACTTGAAAGTGATGTTATTATGACTGGCACCCTGGATGGAAATGATAAGCTTAGCGCCTATGTTGACGGGGATGTATTTGTTTTACCCTCCAGTTACGAGTCATTTGGTAATGTAATATTTGAATCACTACTGTGCAGCACCCCGGTAATTGTTTCAAGAAACTGTGGTTCTGCTGACATCATAGATACTGCCTCATGTGGATTAACATTTAAATATGGTGATGTTAAGGATCTAAGAGATAAGATGGATTATTTAATAAGTAATCCAATTAAAGGTAAGGAAATGATAGGTAATGGTCAAGAATATGTTAAAGAAAATTTGACCCATGAAAAGATTATCTCCCATATAGAGGAAATATACCACAGCGTGATTAAAAAGTAGAGATTAAATATTTACTAAAATTGTTATTAATAGATTAAAAATTGAAATTAAATATTATTCCATAAAATTATTCTAATCTAATAAAAATCCAAAAAGGTTACAATATGGAAAACCAGGAAACTCCTCAGGAATACGGAGAAAATAATAATGACCTTATTTTATGGCTATTTTATACCCATATTGCCTCTAAAATTCCATATGCATTAGGAAACAGTATTCGGCAACCTTTCTTAGAAAAACTCCTAAAAAAGATAGGAAGTGATGTTTCCATAGCCACTAACGTAAAACTGCTCCACCCCCAAAGTATTACACTTAAAAACAAGGTAGGAGTAGCAAATGGAGTAATATTAGACGGCCGTGGAGGTATTGATATTGATGAATACACTATTGTGGGTTTTGAATCTGTGATCTTATCCTGCACCCATCAACATCAAAAAAAAGACATTCCCATAAGGGACCAAGGTATGTTTACAGCTCCAGTAAAAATTGGTAAAGATGTGTGGATAGGGGCTCGGGTAATGATCCTACCAGGGGTGACTATTGGTGATAGGTCAATAATTGGTGCAAACTCAGTTGTAACCAAAGATGTGGCACCTAATTCTATAGTAGGAGGCATACCTGCCAAGTTCATAAAAGACCGCTAAAACAATTTATGAAAAATTTTCTAAATTTCTGATCAGCATGACTAATAAGAAAAATATTGCAATCATAACCCTTTCTGTGACCAAGGCCGGTTTTGTGCCGGTACAGAAACTTTTCAGAATTATCAAATCCATAAGTAATGAAGTTTACCTCCTAACTGGAGGTCTTGGTGCAAATTTAAAAGATGAATGCCCAGAAAACTGTCACATTTACAGTATAAAACACGACCTCAAAGATTCAACAATTTCAAGAATTTTAAATTTTATTAAAACCCAGTTCAAATATTTAATTCAACTACACAAAATAATAAATGATGTAGATATGATCCTCTTTTATATCGGAGGACAGGGCCTGATTTTACCCCTTTTTCTAAGTCGTGTCTATAGTAAAAAGGTGGTACTTGTTTTTGCAGGATCACCTGCCAGTACAGCTAAAGCTAAAAATGACACATTAACTGGATCTATCTTTTTACTCTCCAGAATAGCCTGCCGATTTTCCAATCAAATCATAGTCAATTCTAAAGGGCAAATTAAAGAGTTTGAACTGGAAAAATATGAGGACAAGATAGACACTGCCATGGAACACATAATTGATTTTGATAAATTCCATATTGAAAAGGACATCAATGTAAGAGACGAGTGTGTAGGATATGTAGGCAGACTCAGTAGAGAAAAAGGCATCTTAAACTTCTTAAAAGCCGTGAATATCCTCGTTAAAAAGGGATGCCAATTGAATTTCACAATATGTGGCGAAGGTGACATGGAAGATGATGTTAAGGATTACATTTCAAGGGAAAAACTTCAGGATAAAGTGGAATATAAAGGCTGGATATCTGACCAGGAACTTCCCCACCATTTGAATAATTTAAAACTGATTGTGATACCCTCCTATACTGAGGGACTTCCTAATTTAATGCTGGAGTCCATGGCCTGTGGAACACCTGTTCTATCCAACAGGGTAGGTTCCATTCCAGAAATAATCCTCGAAGGAAAAAATGGATTTTTGATGGATAATAACTCTCCTGAAACCATAGCCCATAATAT harbors:
- a CDS encoding glycosyl transferase, producing the protein MKILQVTPFFKPSWEAGGPPRLAYDVSRSLIKRGHEVTVYTTDGFKYRLDVEKNQPVDVDGIETYYFRNISNYLTRKMNFLTPYYLPMVARKEIKKFDVIHIHEHRTLLAVVVHYYAHKYNIPYVLQPRGSAPLLGKDKQKILFDKLYGDNIVHDADKIIFTSPMEAERTIKTFPFIRKEQETFTPNAIDIDYFKELPEKGTFRMKYSVSEDDKIILYLGRLNKIKGLDTLVKAFKSMQKDINNLKLVLVGPDDGYKNELLTLIGELELESDVIMTGTLDGNDKLSAYVDGDVFVLPSSYESFGNVIFESLLCSTPVIVSRNCGSADIIDTASCGLTFKYGDVKDLRDKMDYLISNPIKGKEMIGNGQEYVKENLTHEKIISHIEEIYHSVIKK